Proteins found in one Exiguobacterium sp. 9-2 genomic segment:
- a CDS encoding putative quinol monooxygenase, giving the protein MIQLIARIEARPNQGEQLASIIEGVIAPSRAEAGCLTYQAHHAIDDPNVFYFYEQWRDQDAFDQHVASPHYHTYRADIAHLVADRNVAFLRDI; this is encoded by the coding sequence ATGATTCAACTGATTGCCCGGATCGAAGCGCGTCCGAATCAAGGCGAACAGCTCGCTTCCATCATCGAAGGTGTGATCGCCCCTTCGCGTGCCGAGGCAGGGTGCCTGACCTATCAGGCACACCACGCTATCGATGATCCGAACGTCTTCTACTTTTACGAACAATGGCGTGATCAAGACGCTTTCGATCAGCATGTCGCCTCACCGCACTATCATACGTATCGTGCGGACATCGCCCATCTCGTCGCTGATCGAAACGTGGCGTTCTTACGTGACATCTGA
- a CDS encoding alpha/beta fold hydrolase → MKRYTITCQQQSVHITEWGNEQLPTIVCFHGLGSTSLSFIEIAEALADEFRLIAIDLPGHGKTPAFLDPLHYRMKPFTDWIDEILHILDIKRFYALSHSWGSVLSLYYLIEHADRVLGTILIDGGYHSKRLYGRSIEEEVAFYEQDFEDSVSTWEEFLDVAVYAPNARRSHSLDQAGVDLLRMEEGRFHWHARGETAAAIVRALHHEDVLDFLPDVPPADIQLYVATLPTDQASIRQQATNLLHEITQATVHLVPRQDIYYTGIVPMSSLRRFVIIGCPEKDCIPF, encoded by the coding sequence ATGAAACGTTACACAATCACCTGTCAGCAACAATCCGTCCACATTACGGAATGGGGAAACGAACAGCTTCCGACGATCGTCTGCTTCCATGGACTCGGCAGTACGAGTCTCAGCTTCATTGAAATCGCTGAAGCGCTCGCGGACGAATTCCGTCTGATTGCGATTGATTTACCCGGTCACGGCAAAACACCAGCTTTCTTAGATCCCCTACATTATCGCATGAAACCCTTTACGGACTGGATCGACGAGATCTTACACATCCTTGATATCAAGCGGTTCTATGCCTTGTCGCACTCATGGGGAAGTGTCCTCTCGCTCTATTATTTGATTGAACATGCGGACCGTGTGCTTGGCACGATTCTGATTGACGGCGGCTATCACAGTAAACGACTCTACGGTCGTTCCATAGAGGAAGAAGTCGCCTTTTATGAACAAGACTTCGAGGATTCCGTTTCGACATGGGAGGAATTTTTAGACGTTGCCGTCTATGCCCCGAATGCCCGTCGCTCGCACTCCCTTGATCAAGCCGGAGTCGATCTTCTTCGGATGGAGGAAGGACGATTCCACTGGCATGCGCGAGGAGAGACGGCTGCTGCAATCGTACGCGCGCTTCATCACGAGGATGTTCTTGATTTTCTACCGGACGTTCCACCAGCGGACATTCAGTTGTACGTCGCTACGTTACCGACAGATCAAGCATCGATCCGTCAGCAGGCGACGAACCTATTACATGAGATAACACAAGCGACGGTCCATCTCGTTCCGAGACAGGACATCTATTACACTGGGATCGTCCCGATGTCATCGTTAAGGCGATTCGTCATCATTGGTTGCCCGGAAAAAGATTGTATTCCATTTTGA
- a CDS encoding type 1 glutamine amidotransferase domain-containing protein: protein MSKHILMVVTNAKEMKEGHATGLWLSEFAEAYIEFKNAGYTVTVASPNGGESPIDARSLEDEVPAEIQATAPLLKETLDLKSIQDFSAFDAIFMPGGHGTMFDLPQSDALNNALRTLFEANKTVAAVCHGPAGLVSATLSDGTPLVAGKTIATFTDEEERATGLDVYMPFLLETRLRELGANIITADNFTKNVQVDGNLVTGQNPQSTIAVAKAVITTLN, encoded by the coding sequence ATGAGTAAACACATCTTAATGGTCGTCACAAACGCAAAAGAAATGAAGGAAGGTCACGCGACAGGACTTTGGTTGTCTGAGTTCGCGGAAGCATACATCGAATTCAAGAACGCAGGATATACCGTAACGGTCGCAAGTCCGAACGGCGGTGAATCACCAATCGACGCTCGGAGCCTGGAAGACGAAGTCCCAGCTGAGATTCAAGCAACAGCTCCACTCTTGAAAGAGACACTTGATTTAAAATCAATCCAAGACTTCTCGGCATTCGATGCGATCTTCATGCCAGGCGGACACGGTACGATGTTCGACTTGCCACAAAGTGATGCTTTGAACAACGCCCTTCGTACATTGTTTGAAGCGAACAAGACAGTCGCTGCAGTGTGCCACGGACCAGCTGGACTCGTTAGTGCGACACTCTCAGACGGAACACCGCTCGTCGCAGGAAAAACGATCGCAACGTTCACGGATGAAGAAGAACGCGCGACAGGACTTGACGTCTACATGCCATTCTTGCTCGAGACGCGTCTTCGTGAACTTGGCGCAAACATCATCACGGCTGACAACTTCACAAAGAACGTCCAAGTCGACGGAAACCTCGTCACAGGTCAAAATCCACAGTCCACGATCGCTGTTGCGAAAGCTGTCATCACCACACTCAACTAA
- a CDS encoding ABC transporter permease — MLKFIWNAWWRNKERFILLLVGVLIVSTGLSYLIGTSQANKGTVVDALQQRWHSSYDIVVRPVGSRSVTEDLKLLEPNYMSGLDGGITRKQYETIKQMTDVEVAAPIAMIGGTYIGTPIGTHTIKKQGIYRLRINSQQDTGLKTEQYITDHYLGAGWEPLKDATKTGLSPLGVGKVPLYEQGTYEMIAGVDPEAEARLVGLKDAVHTTAHSRYFDPNTKITKRGDGVIQIPVLLNEQEYSTVKTSYTYEDVLLPLQDDSMNATVNMIEQKGGKQFLKTLKTDHPKTYTITSRQIRKQLVTDILNGNHEPNGASEFDWVSQKPSPVRYQPLKSPFGNRWPYTYQVEPQRVEAESLLAKRAMYRKPNPFGKTSDDWIKLDMNYIGVFNAKKLKLSKDPLTELPMETYFPAKAQWVMDAQERPVNPPRDVEAMDDPFDFLTKPPSVLTTLDAAFAIRGDKAISAIRIHVKGVETLNEQSEAKLQAVAREIEDKTGLITDVTLGSSPQLALTYLPGLDGKKALGWIQQPWIKLGSSISIFEEAKVGMGGVIASVIAVAIVYVFSSNIILLYARKKEFSILLSLGWRPRQLSTLLLLEATLLGTLVTLIAWLILGGFSLIGNGGTSPERVLLIGLAGLLIYWGGTLVPMALIRWIRPYETMRAGEATSGRRFVRSTGVLGMSLNQLLTYWQRTVLSIIAIALPTSLFMFFLFVTFRLKGVLYATWLGEFVALEVGTMHYIAMGVALLIAILTTTEILWQNVNERKSQLAVLKVTGWHDRRIRLLVLIEGGLTGLLAGMIGLAVALVLIWQTYHTFPTADIGFLCLTLMIPLATGVVGALLPATRAVRITPSAAINQTVVNSKATEKRFKIALGTIGGGLVASILILGFFVVAKIPPAPAKPVAKPTKVIQTTGTKLHDQQSQKERVLPKKKSVKESNETLEAVLQKASFRTYPGDTNVKRYNDLEVKEARTLTNLKSPAGQKAIMIRIEMQDSDEMVVGSFYTYEPQFFTLTNDQSGTHDPIDVINRNPKAWIEQSKYLPPYKSRVDLIYHVPKAAKKAVLFLNGEWTAQTYAFEMKIK, encoded by the coding sequence ATGCTGAAGTTCATCTGGAACGCATGGTGGCGAAACAAAGAACGATTTATCCTGTTGCTAGTTGGTGTGCTGATCGTCAGTACGGGACTGAGTTACCTCATCGGTACCTCTCAAGCGAATAAAGGAACGGTCGTCGATGCATTGCAACAGCGCTGGCACTCTTCCTACGATATCGTTGTTCGACCAGTGGGGAGTCGAAGTGTCACGGAAGACTTGAAGTTACTCGAGCCGAATTACATGAGTGGTCTTGATGGCGGTATCACCCGTAAACAATATGAGACAATCAAACAGATGACCGACGTCGAGGTCGCGGCACCGATCGCAATGATTGGTGGAACGTATATCGGAACACCCATCGGTACGCATACGATTAAGAAACAAGGCATCTATCGGTTGCGAATTAACAGTCAACAAGATACTGGTCTGAAAACGGAGCAATATATCACCGATCATTATTTAGGCGCTGGTTGGGAGCCTTTAAAAGATGCTACAAAAACGGGTCTTTCTCCGTTAGGCGTCGGGAAGGTGCCGTTGTATGAGCAAGGTACATACGAGATGATTGCCGGTGTGGATCCGGAAGCAGAAGCGAGACTCGTCGGTCTGAAGGATGCGGTCCATACGACTGCGCACAGCCGCTATTTTGATCCGAACACGAAAATCACGAAGCGCGGAGACGGTGTCATACAAATTCCGGTTCTCTTGAATGAACAGGAATATTCGACCGTCAAGACATCGTATACCTATGAAGATGTCCTGCTACCGCTACAAGATGATTCGATGAATGCGACTGTCAATATGATTGAACAAAAAGGGGGAAAACAGTTCCTCAAAACATTAAAGACGGATCATCCGAAAACATACACGATTACAAGCCGTCAAATCCGAAAACAACTTGTCACGGATATCTTGAACGGAAATCATGAACCAAACGGTGCGAGTGAGTTCGACTGGGTCAGTCAAAAGCCGTCCCCTGTCAGGTATCAACCGCTGAAGAGTCCGTTCGGGAACCGCTGGCCGTATACGTATCAAGTCGAACCACAACGGGTCGAAGCAGAGTCGCTGCTGGCAAAACGAGCGATGTATCGAAAACCGAATCCGTTCGGGAAGACAAGTGACGATTGGATCAAACTAGACATGAACTACATCGGCGTTTTTAATGCGAAAAAATTGAAGCTGTCCAAAGATCCATTGACCGAACTGCCGATGGAGACATACTTCCCGGCAAAGGCACAGTGGGTCATGGATGCACAAGAACGACCGGTCAATCCACCGCGTGACGTCGAAGCGATGGACGATCCATTCGATTTCCTGACGAAACCACCGTCTGTCTTGACGACACTCGATGCTGCGTTTGCGATCCGGGGAGATAAAGCGATCTCTGCGATCCGAATTCACGTCAAGGGAGTCGAGACGTTGAACGAACAAAGCGAAGCGAAACTGCAAGCGGTCGCGCGAGAAATCGAAGATAAGACGGGACTGATCACCGACGTCACACTTGGATCATCGCCGCAACTGGCCTTGACCTACTTACCGGGACTTGACGGGAAAAAAGCTCTCGGTTGGATTCAACAACCATGGATCAAGCTTGGCTCTTCCATCTCAATTTTCGAAGAAGCAAAAGTCGGAATGGGTGGTGTTATCGCCAGTGTCATCGCTGTCGCCATCGTCTATGTTTTCAGTTCGAACATCATTTTACTCTATGCACGGAAAAAAGAGTTCTCGATTTTACTGTCGCTTGGTTGGCGACCGCGTCAACTGTCAACATTACTCTTGCTCGAGGCGACCTTACTCGGAACACTCGTCACGTTGATTGCCTGGCTGATTCTCGGCGGATTTTCATTAATCGGGAACGGTGGGACGAGTCCTGAACGCGTTCTTTTGATCGGTCTTGCTGGTCTTTTGATCTACTGGGGCGGTACGCTCGTTCCGATGGCATTGATTCGTTGGATTCGACCGTATGAGACGATGCGAGCCGGAGAGGCGACAAGTGGACGACGGTTCGTCCGTTCGACAGGTGTACTTGGCATGAGTCTCAATCAATTACTGACCTATTGGCAACGGACCGTTTTATCGATCATCGCGATCGCTTTACCGACGAGTCTGTTCATGTTCTTCCTGTTCGTCACGTTCCGTCTCAAAGGCGTTCTGTATGCGACATGGCTCGGTGAGTTTGTCGCCCTTGAGGTCGGCACGATGCATTACATCGCAATGGGTGTGGCTTTGCTGATAGCGATTTTGACGACAACGGAAATCCTCTGGCAAAACGTCAATGAACGGAAAAGTCAGCTCGCCGTCTTGAAGGTCACGGGGTGGCATGATCGCCGGATTCGATTACTCGTTCTGATTGAAGGCGGTTTGACGGGATTATTAGCTGGAATGATTGGTCTCGCCGTTGCACTTGTCTTGATTTGGCAGACGTATCATACGTTCCCGACAGCAGACATCGGCTTTCTTTGCCTGACATTAATGATTCCACTCGCAACGGGTGTCGTCGGTGCGCTCCTACCGGCAACACGAGCTGTCCGCATTACACCGAGTGCTGCCATTAACCAGACCGTCGTCAACAGTAAAGCAACAGAAAAACGGTTCAAGATTGCCCTTGGAACGATTGGAGGTGGTTTAGTCGCAAGCATCTTGATCCTCGGCTTCTTCGTGGTTGCGAAGATACCACCTGCTCCGGCTAAACCTGTCGCCAAACCGACGAAAGTGATCCAGACGACAGGGACGAAACTTCACGATCAACAGTCACAAAAGGAGCGCGTCTTGCCTAAGAAAAAGTCGGTCAAGGAGAGCAATGAAACACTCGAAGCCGTCTTACAAAAGGCAAGCTTCCGGACGTATCCGGGAGATACGAACGTCAAACGGTACAACGATCTGGAAGTGAAGGAAGCGCGGACGTTGACGAATCTTAAGTCACCTGCTGGACAAAAAGCAATCATGATACGGATTGAGATGCAGGATTCAGACGAGATGGTGGTAGGCAGTTTCTATACGTATGAACCACAGTTCTTCACATTGACGAACGATCAATCGGGAACACATGATCCAATCGACGTCATTAATCGAAATCCAAAAGCCTGGATTGAGCAGTCGAAGTATTTGCCGCCATATAAGTCCCGCGTCGACTTGATCTATCATGTTCCAAAAGCAGCAAAAAAAGCCGTCTTATTCTTAAATGGTGAATGGACAGCACAGACCTACGCCTTTGAAATGAAAATAAAGTAA